The following are encoded together in the Bacteroidales bacterium MB20-C3-3 genome:
- a CDS encoding FtsX-like permease family protein, with translation MIKFLLKGILNDKGRSLLPIIVVTLGSMLTIFLHSWLTGVMGESIELSSNYNTGDVRVMTRAYAADKEQFPNDLAILDSPVLVEELKKLEPSVEWAERIRFGALADFPDSLGETRGQGAVVGWAVDLLGEGSKEPQRFNLQESLERGRLPEKGGECLLSEDLAARYGVSPGEQFTLFGTTMEGGFSFTNFIVSGTIRFGSPALDRGAVIADIEDIRAAFDMEGASGEILGFLPYDYFNEEEAEAVKGRLNAEWASDEDEFAPVAQSLRDVPGMADFLAYSNYIGTIMIFLFVSAMAIVLWNAGLLGGLRRYTEFGVRIALGEDKGHIYRSLLWEALMTGVIGSVIGTALGVTVVYALNSHGIDISGMMKNATMLMPSVMRPAVTPVMWYIGFIPGVFSMLLGNALAGIGIYKRETARLFNELEV, from the coding sequence ATGATAAAATTTTTACTTAAAGGCATTTTGAACGACAAAGGGAGGAGCCTGCTTCCAATAATTGTCGTGACACTCGGGAGTATGCTCACCATTTTTCTTCACAGCTGGCTTACCGGAGTTATGGGAGAATCTATTGAGCTGAGCTCAAACTATAACACAGGTGATGTACGTGTGATGACCAGGGCTTATGCTGCTGACAAGGAACAATTCCCTAATGATCTTGCAATTCTGGACTCGCCCGTGCTTGTTGAGGAGCTTAAAAAGCTTGAGCCCTCTGTTGAGTGGGCAGAGAGGATTAGGTTTGGGGCTTTGGCCGATTTTCCTGACTCTCTGGGTGAGACGAGAGGGCAGGGGGCTGTTGTTGGATGGGCAGTAGATCTTCTTGGCGAAGGGTCAAAAGAGCCTCAGAGATTTAACCTGCAGGAGTCTCTTGAGAGGGGACGTTTACCTGAAAAGGGAGGAGAGTGCCTGCTTTCAGAGGATCTTGCTGCAAGATACGGTGTCTCTCCGGGAGAGCAGTTTACACTATTTGGAACAACAATGGAGGGTGGATTCTCCTTTACAAATTTCATTGTCTCAGGAACAATAAGGTTTGGTTCACCGGCGCTGGACAGAGGGGCGGTTATTGCAGATATTGAAGATATAAGAGCCGCATTTGATATGGAGGGGGCATCGGGAGAGATACTCGGCTTTCTGCCGTATGACTATTTTAATGAGGAGGAGGCCGAGGCAGTTAAGGGCAGATTAAATGCCGAATGGGCCTCAGATGAGGATGAGTTTGCACCTGTTGCTCAATCTTTGAGAGATGTTCCCGGGATGGCCGATTTTCTTGCATACAGCAACTATATAGGTACTATAATGATATTCCTGTTTGTCTCTGCAATGGCAATTGTTTTGTGGAATGCAGGGCTGCTCGGGGGGCTCAGAAGATACACCGAGTTTGGGGTGAGAATCGCTCTTGGTGAGGATAAGGGGCATATATACAGATCTCTTTTGTGGGAGGCACTTATGACCGGAGTGATAGGCTCGGTAATAGGGACGGCACTGGGAGTAACTGTGGTTTATGCTTTGAACTCACATGGAATAGACATCTCCGGAATGATGAAAAATGCCACTATGCTAATGCCTTCTGTTATGAGGCCCGCCGTTACTCCTGTAATGTGGTATATCGGCTTTATTCCCGGTGTCTTCTCAATGCTTCTTGGAAATGCGCTGGCCGGAATCGGGATATACAAAAGGGAGACCGCAAGGCTCTTTAATGAACTGGAAGTTTGA
- a CDS encoding outer membrane lipoprotein-sorting protein, which produces MKIFTFALLTAILLPGSLPASARSSQPYQSGEAILRKVDQNLSSKNRIFESTMVIHGRRSTRSVTSRSWSESDKKSFSEYLSPASEAGTKMLKLEGQLWIYTPAADRTIQISGHMLRQSVMGSDLSYEDMMEDRKLTDIYDSRITGRDTLQGRDVILLELTARVTDVAYHRQKMWVDAERSVPLRQEMYAKSGQLLKRMELSDVERIQGRWFPKTMIYKDMLKEGKGTEFRITKIQFDAVIPDHVFSKASLR; this is translated from the coding sequence ATGAAAATATTTACTTTCGCACTTTTAACCGCAATCCTGCTCCCGGGCTCGCTCCCGGCTTCCGCCCGGAGCTCGCAGCCCTATCAGTCCGGCGAAGCTATTCTCCGCAAAGTGGACCAGAACCTCTCATCAAAAAACAGAATCTTTGAATCCACAATGGTAATTCACGGCAGACGCTCAACAAGAAGCGTTACATCGCGCAGCTGGAGCGAAAGTGACAAAAAATCCTTCAGCGAATACCTCTCACCCGCCTCTGAAGCCGGCACAAAGATGCTAAAACTGGAGGGGCAGCTCTGGATATACACCCCGGCCGCAGACAGAACAATACAGATCTCCGGCCACATGTTAAGGCAATCCGTGATGGGCTCAGACCTCTCATACGAAGATATGATGGAGGACCGCAAGCTAACTGATATTTACGACAGCCGTATTACAGGCCGAGACACACTGCAGGGGAGAGATGTTATTCTTCTGGAGCTTACCGCCAGGGTTACCGATGTCGCCTACCACCGTCAGAAGATGTGGGTAGATGCCGAACGCTCTGTTCCCCTCCGTCAGGAGATGTACGCAAAGAGCGGCCAGCTGCTTAAGCGCATGGAACTTTCAGATGTAGAGCGCATCCAGGGCCGATGGTTCCCAAAAACCATGATCTACAAGGATATGCTCAAGGAGGGTAAGGGAACCGAGTTCAGGATCACAAAAATTCAGTTTGATGCTGTGATTCCGGACCATGTCTTCAGCAAAGCGTCGCTGCGGTAG